CCATCGCTGGCCCACAGCACCTGGTACCCGTGACGGTTCAAAAGGAGGGCCGCGGTTTCGGCCAGCACCGCCTCGTCGTCCACTATCAGGATCTTTTTCATGGTCACTCCCTGTTTCTTGGGGCGTATGATTTGGAGCTGATGCCGTATTCCTTGAGCTTCAGCTGCAGGTTCTGGCGGGCGATCTCGGCCATCTCGGCCGCCCGGGTGACATTGCCCCCGGTCAGCTTGAGCAGGCCCATGATATAGCGTTTTTCGTATTCGTCCCGGGCCTGGCGCAGGGGCTTGTCTATCATCAGCGAAACCTCCTCGGTGCGGGTGCTGGTCCGGCGCTGGGGAAAGTCCTCCAGCCCGATCGATTTTCCGTTGCACAGCGCCACCCCGTGCTCCACCGCGTTCTCCAGCTCCCTGACGTTGCCCGGCCAGTCGTGCCGCAACAGGAAGTCTGTGGCTTCGGGGGCAAACCCTTCTATGGCCTTTTCCTGTTCGGCGCAGTATTTCTTTAAAAAGTGATGAGCCAGGATCATCACATCATCGCGCCGGTCCCGCAAGGGCGGCAGTTTTATCTGGATGACATTAAGCCGGTAGAAAAGGTCCTCCCGGAAAAGTCCCTTTTTAACGGCCTCCTCCAGGTTCTGGTTGGCGGCGGCGATCACCCGGACGTCCACCTCGGTGGGAACGGTGCTGCCCAGGGGGTAAAACACCCCCTCCTGCAGGGCCCGCAGCAGTTTTACCTGCAGGGACATCGGCATGGTGCCGATCTCGTCCAGGAAGATGGTGCCCTTGTCGGCGATCTTGAACAGGCCTTCCTTGCTGCCGTTGGCTCCGGTAAAAGCCCCCTTGGCGTAGCCGAACAGTTCCGATTCCAAAAGGGTTTCGGGGATCCCCCCGCAGTTGATGGGCACGAACTTGGCCCCCTTGCGCTTGCTGTTGAAGTGCACCGCCCGGGCCGCCAGCTCCTTGCCGGTGCCGGATTCGCCCAGGATCAGCACCGTGGTCTTGGTCTCGGCTATCTTGCGGATGGTGCCGAAGACCGCCATCATCGGCCGGCTCTTGGCCACTATGTTCTCAAATCCGTAACGTTCGTTCAGGGTCTGCTGCAGGTATTTGTTCTCGGCCAGCAGGTTTTTCCGCTCCGCCGCCTGGGCCACCGATAAAAGCACGTTGTCTGCGTGGAGCGGCTTCTGCAGGTAGTCGTACACCCCGGCCTTGACCGCCTTGACCGCGTCCTCTATGCTGGCATGCCCGGTGATCACTATCACCGGAATATCGGGATCGATCTCCTTGATCTTGGGTATCACATCCAGGCCCCAGGCATCGGGCAGGCGCATGTCCAGCAGCACCAGGTCCGGCTGGGCTTCGGATACGGCTTTAAGTCCGGCTTCGGCGCTGTTGGCCGAACTGGTCTGATATCCGGCGCTTCCCAGTATCTGCTGCAGGATCAGACAGATGCTCTGATCATCGTCTATGATCAAAACTTTGTATGATGGCTTCTGGCTCATGTCTTTTATCTTTCGGCTGGCTATTGATTGTTGAATTTTACCGAGAACAAAAGCGCCTCCGGCTGGCCGGCATTAAGTTTGAATTCGGCCCCGTTTTCCTGGAACAGGTGCCGGGCCAGCTGCGGTCCCAGGTCATCGGCATTGGGTCCCAGGGGAAGTTCGGGGTTCATTATCCTGGCCCGCTGTCCGGCATCAAGGGCTGGTCCCTGATCGTGAAAATTCAAAACCACGCTTTGCCCCTCCGGCAAAACCTCAATCAACATTTTGCCGCCCTGGGGCATTCTTTTGGCCGACCAGACCATCATATATACCAAGCCCTGCATCACCAGGCTGGCCCGGCTGGTGATCCAAGGCTCCTGGACCGGCTCGGTGATCTCCACTTTTACCTGGTGCCGGGTGGTAAAATAATTGACCAGGCTTACCGCCTGCCTGGCTATCTGCGAGACCTTGAACGGCATTTTTTCGGAATTGCCGTTCTGGTAATAGACCAGCAGATTGTCCAGCAGGGCATTCAGCTTTTCCGAGGACTTGTAAATGCTCCTCAAGGTCTCCTTCTGGGGATCGCCCTCGGCCAGGCTCATGTCAAAAAACTCCATTCCCAGGGTTATGGCCGAGATCGGATTCTTCATCTCATGGACGAATGATGTAGCGATCTCGGAAAATACGGAATACTTGAATGTCTTCAGTATTCCGCCGTGTGAGTTGTCCATTTTGATTCTCCGTTCATTTTATGGGTTAATATAGACTAACACCGGAATTGGAATAAGTCAATAGCAGAGCCAATTATATTTAGCACCAGTGTCACTCTTTTATAGTGCATATGACATGCCAAAACAATACTATCCTTATAACACATTAATATTCAACGCATTAATAATATTGTCTTTTTCCTTTGACAATTGCAGTTGGCAGGTTTATTATGACTGTTGTCGTATTTATATGACATTATTTAGTTTCTCCTCATTCTTTAATGTTGCTCTAATATACTGTATGTTAGATACTTACATAGTTAGTTTGCTTTGGCATAATAGATGCTTCCTTAACAGCTTAAGGAAGCATGAAAAACAACTTTTACATAATAATGGCTCTAACCGGATTATTGACTAGTACCGGTTTGGCCCAAACTCTGGCCCGGTCCGGATCAAATACCGCTTCAGACAATGTAACTATTAGCGTTATTATACCGAAAATCTCCCGGGTGGAGCTTTGTGACTCAAAGAACATCATTGAAGTATCAAACATTGATGTAGCTCGCGGCTATGCTACCTTACCTAAGGCCCTGTCCTTAAAGGTCTGGTGCAATAGCAGCGGCGGGGCTTTGGTAGAAACTGAATTAAATGGAAGCGTATATAATCAGGATGGCCAACCATTTCCCGGCGAAATGCTGATGTTTCAGTTGTCTGGCCAGGAGAATTTCCAGCCGTTCAACGGCCAGGCACAAACTTTATACCAAAGTAATGACATTCAACGGGGCAGCCTTTTAGCAGTTGACCTGCGGCTAAAGCTATCAAAAGAAATGGCCCCAGGCAAATATTATTTCCAGGCCATGTTCACGGTCTCTTCAATTTAGTCATTACCATACATTACTCTGTTCGCCTTATCTTTTGTTATTTCCCCTTAAAGCCGTTTTTTAAAAGCGGCTTTTTTAGTTGCCGGAAATGATGCATCTATTGGGCCGGCTGGTCAGAATCTTTTCTGCAGATGACATGTTGCCAGTTTTAGTAAATGTCTTATGACAGTAGCAATAATTTTAACCCATATTTTTGGGCCGCGGCAAACTTCATCCCAAGGCCCCATGCCGGAATTGTTTGCATTTGCAGGGAGTTACAAGCATTTATTTTTTATTCCTTTGCCTGGCACGATGATTGCGTGTTTAATGTGACATAACCACAATCAAAAGGAAGCCCAAATGAAAAACCTGATATCCCTACTGCTGACAGTTTTAATAACATTCGGCTATTTACATGCTTCCGAAGCAGCCGGTATAAGTTTTACCCAGAACACGCTGGTGTCTGATTTTTCCAGCGACTCAACCGCCATCGGCAAGGTTACCTACAATCATTTGTCGGTCAAAGGATGCTTTCCGTTGGAAGCCCAGCCTGGCAGCCCTTTGCTGCCGGTAAAGCTGGTAAACATCCTTGTTCCCTTCAACGCCTCGGTAACGGGATTAAAGGTAACCGGATCTTCCGCCGATGCTTTGCCCGGAATTTTCAACCCTTTCCCGGTGCAAAAGCCGGTTCCGATGAACGGCCAGACGGCCCCGGACTTTGTGTCGGCAGATCCCGCCTTTTACCAGGCCAAAGGCGGCTATCCCGGCAAACTCGCCAGGATCAAAGCAGTGTCGGCCTGGGGCGAGCATCAGGTGGTGGCGGTTGAAGTGATGCCCCTGCAGTACAACTCTTCCAAGGCGCAGCTTACCCTTTACACCTCGGTGTCATTTGATGTTGAATATGTTCTTAAAACCGTTTCCGCCATTCCGGTAAAAAGACGCAGCCCGATGGCTCAAAGTTTGGTGACGAACCAGTTGCAACCGGCCATCGCCAATAAGAATGATTTTGCCCGTCTGACAATTTCCTCCAAAACAACGGTGGCTGAAGGTTCCGCCAAATCCCCGGCCACCATATCCCCTTCTCCCGAAGGCAGCCCGGTGGATTACGTAATCATAACCTCGGAAGAACTGGCGCCCCAGTTCCAAAGGCTGGCCGACTGGAAGACCCAAAAAGGTATTTACACCGTTGTCAAAACCACCCGCTGGATAGAAAGTAATTACCGGGGAGCAGACCTCCAGGAAAAGATCCGCCATTTCATCCAGGATGCCTGGGTCAACTGGGGAACCGTGCTGGTGCTCCTGGGCGGGGACACCCCGGTGATCCCGGCCCGTTATGTCCCCTGGAGGAGCTGGCCGCAGTACATTCCGGATATGCGGATCCCCACCGACCTGTATTATTCCGATATAGTGGACACTTCCTGTTACGGAGACATACAGAAATACAGCTTTGATTCCAACCGCGACGGCCAGTACGGTGATGTGCTGGGCGGCGATGTGGTTGATATGCAGCCCGATCTTTTATTGGGCCGGGCTCCGGTCAGCACTACGGCCCAGGCCCAAACCTTTGTGGACAAGGTTTTAGCCTATGAAAAGGATCCCCCGCCGGGTTTCGGGTCCAGTTTTTTGATGGTTTCCGAAGGCAGCTATTCCTGGAGCCCGGAATCAGTGAACAATTTCCCCCTTAAGACAGACGCTCCCTGGATAGATTCCTACGAGCTTTACCGCCCGGCGGTTGATTCGGTCAGCTATCAATGGACCGGGGATAAGAACCTTGATGCCGGATCGGCCATGGATGAATTGAACAAGGGGTACAACATGGTTTATCATTTTGACCATGGCGGCATCTATCAGCTGGGAACCGGTGCCACCACCGGCGGAGGATGGCTGTACCGGTCCGATGCCGACCGGCTGGGCAACAACGGACGCCCCTCGGTGGTGATCACTCCGGCCTGCGACCCCAATGCCTTTGATCACGACTGCTTTGCCGAACACTTGCTCAACAATCCCAATGGCGGGGCCTTGGCCTTCATCGGCAATGCCAGGGTGGGATGGGGATACCAGGGATATTTGTACCAGGAGATGTTCACCGGGATCTATTATTACCGCCAGCAGATGCTGGGGCAGGCCTTTGCCGTCTTGCAGCACATCCGTGACGTCTACTCTCTCTTTTCCATCAATCTGATGGGAGATCCATCCATGCTGCTTTGGACCGGCGAACCACAGGCTGTTTTAGTTGGGCATCCCGCTCAATTGCCTTTGGGAGATTCCCTGATCACGTTTGACCTTTCCGGTCCGGCCGCTGGAGGCATGGTTGAGCTGGCGGTTTACAAACAGAACGAAGTTTTTAAAGTCATCTCTGTTTCAGTGCCGTCTTCAATCACCCTTCCTGTGTCACCCCTGACCGAAGGAACGCTGATGGTCACCATTACCGGGACCAACATCATGCCCAGCCAGACTTCCTGCCAGGTTGTGGCCGCCAACGCCGCCCACCCGTTCGTCAGCAACTATTTGATCCGGGACGATGGACGGATGACTGGCGACAAAAGCAGCGGCAACTGCGACCGGGTGATGAATCCCGGTGAAACCATTGCCCTGTATCCTTCCCTCACCAATAACGGCCTGTCTCCATTGGAAAATGCCTTTGTGATCCTGCGTTCGTCAGATCCTTTGGTCAAAGTAACTGATTCCATCATAAGCCTGCCGCTTTTGGCTCCTGGACAGACCCTGGCCTGCGATACGCTTTTAGGCCCCCGGTTTTTACTGGCTGTTTCACCGCTGATAAAGTCTGACCGTCAGTTGATGTTAAACGCGGTTTTTGCTGCTAAACAAGAAGCAATTAAGTCCAATTTCAGAACCTCAATGATTATCGTTTCCCAGGAAATAAAGGCCGATATCAAGGCGGATTCTCTGGTTATTGCTTCGTATGTATTGTCACCTGCCCCCATGCAGAGCCATATTAATGCTGGTTCTTTTGTCACCTTGGACTCGGTGGTGATCGCCAATCTGGGAACCGGCCAGGCCCGGGGAATTACCCTGACCGCCACCGCAGTTTCCGGCGGCCAGACAGTGCCCATGCGTGAAAATCTCCGGTTTGGAAATATTCCGGCCGGCGGATCCTCCGCCCATCAAAGACCAGTCCTAAAGCCAATAATGACCGATATCAACAATCCCCTTGCCCTGCTGGTCACCATTCGCGATTCCTATGGCCGGGAGTCCCGGCAGATCATCCGCAGGTCCAATGTGGTGAACCCGGTCTGGGACATTCAAACCAGGGCTTTAGGCTCCGACCGGATACAGATAAACTGGGTCTTGCTGACTGGCGACGCCGGCATCAAAGGCTATAACCTCTACCGTAAAACCACCGGCCAGGCGTCATTCACCAAAGTCAACCTGGTGCCGGTAGGGGATTCCCGCACCTTTACCGATCAGGGATTGACACCCAATACCAGCTATATTTATACTGTTTCTGCGGTTGATTCCCTGGGCAGCGAAAGCCCGGTGTTTCCCGTACCAGACACCATAAAAACCCAGCCCGCCTTGATGCCAGGTTTCCCGGCGGTGGTGGGAAACGGTATACGGGGCAGCCGGATGTGGTCTTCCCCGGCCTCCGGAGACATCAATAACGACGGATTCGAGGAAATAGTCATTGGCAGTGACGACGGCAGGGTCTATGCCTTTGACCGCTTGGGAACTATTTTGTCCGGGTGGCCGGCGGAGATCGGCGGCAGCATCGACCAGTCCAGCCCGGCCCTGGCCGATATTGACGGAGACGGTTTTCTGGAGGTGGTGATGGGCAGCGGAGGCTGGTACACGGTGCCCGGCGACGGCCAGGTTCATGTTTTAAGGCATGACGGCTCCGAGCAGCCGGGCTGGCCCCAGGCAGTAAGCGGCGACGCCTTCGCCGGAGCGGCAATAGCCGATCTTGACGGCGACGGAAGCTTTGAGATTGTGGCGGCCACCACCGGCGGTTATATATATGCTTGGGATGCCGGCGGATCCCTGCTTTTGGGCTGGCCGGTTTACGCCGGTGGCCCGGTTTGGTCCGCCCCGGCCTTGGGAAATCTTGATGCAGATCCCCAGATGGAGATCGCAGTCACCGCCAACTCCGCCGGTGCGCTAAAACTGCTGGTTCTAAACCATGACGGAACCGATTTGCCGGGATGGCCGATAATAGTCCAGTCCAGCGCCGGTTATGCCCTGGCCTCTCCTGTTTTGGCCGATATGGACAATGACGGGAAGAACGAGATCATCCTGGGAGCCGAGACCTATTGTCCAACTGCCTCCACCAAGGGCTACTGCTTCAAAGTAAACGGAGAACAGCTTGCAGGCTGGCCGGTGGGGTTTGACTGCGGGACCAGGATCGTCTGCTCGCCGGCCATAGCCGATATGGACGGTGATGGCAAGCTGGATGCGGCCTTCATTGCTTCCAACGGGGTGCTCCGGGCCTATTCAGATCAGGGCGTAAACCGGATGCTGTGGGAGGTTCAAACCGGATCCAACGGCCGCACCAACCCCATTGCCGCCGATATCGATTCCGACGGCATCATAGAGATCCTTCTGACCACAGAATCAGGGTATTTATACGCCTTTGAAGGCTCCGACGGTTCGCTGACCCGGGGCTATCCCATCTGGATAGAACCCAGCTGGTCGGCTCCGGCCTTAAGCGACCTCAACCGGGATGGAAAGATGGAGCTGCTGGCCTTCGGCTGGGGAAGCCACAAACTGTTTGCCTGGGAGCTTGGTTCCAGCTCCAATAATTCTGGAACCTTCGGATCCTCCTTCAGAGGGAATATGCGGCGCACCGGGTGCGGCAACGATACTTTGGCGGCCAAGCTAGGCGGAGCGGCGCAGGTTGAATG
The bacterium DNA segment above includes these coding regions:
- a CDS encoding sigma-54 dependent transcriptional regulator — translated: MSQKPSYKVLIIDDDQSICLILQQILGSAGYQTSSANSAEAGLKAVSEAQPDLVLLDMRLPDAWGLDVIPKIKEIDPDIPVIVITGHASIEDAVKAVKAGVYDYLQKPLHADNVLLSVAQAAERKNLLAENKYLQQTLNERYGFENIVAKSRPMMAVFGTIRKIAETKTTVLILGESGTGKELAARAVHFNSKRKGAKFVPINCGGIPETLLESELFGYAKGAFTGANGSKEGLFKIADKGTIFLDEIGTMPMSLQVKLLRALQEGVFYPLGSTVPTEVDVRVIAAANQNLEEAVKKGLFREDLFYRLNVIQIKLPPLRDRRDDVMILAHHFLKKYCAEQEKAIEGFAPEATDFLLRHDWPGNVRELENAVEHGVALCNGKSIGLEDFPQRRTSTRTEEVSLMIDKPLRQARDEYEKRYIMGLLKLTGGNVTRAAEMAEIARQNLQLKLKEYGISSKSYAPRNRE
- a CDS encoding C25 family cysteine peptidase, which translates into the protein MKNLISLLLTVLITFGYLHASEAAGISFTQNTLVSDFSSDSTAIGKVTYNHLSVKGCFPLEAQPGSPLLPVKLVNILVPFNASVTGLKVTGSSADALPGIFNPFPVQKPVPMNGQTAPDFVSADPAFYQAKGGYPGKLARIKAVSAWGEHQVVAVEVMPLQYNSSKAQLTLYTSVSFDVEYVLKTVSAIPVKRRSPMAQSLVTNQLQPAIANKNDFARLTISSKTTVAEGSAKSPATISPSPEGSPVDYVIITSEELAPQFQRLADWKTQKGIYTVVKTTRWIESNYRGADLQEKIRHFIQDAWVNWGTVLVLLGGDTPVIPARYVPWRSWPQYIPDMRIPTDLYYSDIVDTSCYGDIQKYSFDSNRDGQYGDVLGGDVVDMQPDLLLGRAPVSTTAQAQTFVDKVLAYEKDPPPGFGSSFLMVSEGSYSWSPESVNNFPLKTDAPWIDSYELYRPAVDSVSYQWTGDKNLDAGSAMDELNKGYNMVYHFDHGGIYQLGTGATTGGGWLYRSDADRLGNNGRPSVVITPACDPNAFDHDCFAEHLLNNPNGGALAFIGNARVGWGYQGYLYQEMFTGIYYYRQQMLGQAFAVLQHIRDVYSLFSINLMGDPSMLLWTGEPQAVLVGHPAQLPLGDSLITFDLSGPAAGGMVELAVYKQNEVFKVISVSVPSSITLPVSPLTEGTLMVTITGTNIMPSQTSCQVVAANAAHPFVSNYLIRDDGRMTGDKSSGNCDRVMNPGETIALYPSLTNNGLSPLENAFVILRSSDPLVKVTDSIISLPLLAPGQTLACDTLLGPRFLLAVSPLIKSDRQLMLNAVFAAKQEAIKSNFRTSMIIVSQEIKADIKADSLVIASYVLSPAPMQSHINAGSFVTLDSVVIANLGTGQARGITLTATAVSGGQTVPMRENLRFGNIPAGGSSAHQRPVLKPIMTDINNPLALLVTIRDSYGRESRQIIRRSNVVNPVWDIQTRALGSDRIQINWVLLTGDAGIKGYNLYRKTTGQASFTKVNLVPVGDSRTFTDQGLTPNTSYIYTVSAVDSLGSESPVFPVPDTIKTQPALMPGFPAVVGNGIRGSRMWSSPASGDINNDGFEEIVIGSDDGRVYAFDRLGTILSGWPAEIGGSIDQSSPALADIDGDGFLEVVMGSGGWYTVPGDGQVHVLRHDGSEQPGWPQAVSGDAFAGAAIADLDGDGSFEIVAATTGGYIYAWDAGGSLLLGWPVYAGGPVWSAPALGNLDADPQMEIAVTANSAGALKLLVLNHDGTDLPGWPIIVQSSAGYALASPVLADMDNDGKNEIILGAETYCPTASTKGYCFKVNGEQLAGWPVGFDCGTRIVCSPAIADMDGDGKLDAAFIASNGVLRAYSDQGVNRMLWEVQTGSNGRTNPIAADIDSDGIIEILLTTESGYLYAFEGSDGSLTRGYPIWIEPSWSAPALSDLNRDGKMELLAFGWGSHKLFAWELGSSSNNSGTFGSSFRGNMRRTGCGNDTLAAKLGGAAQVECTRTPGIVPRLNQNFPNPVREQTTISYQLSQPGKVKINIYNLTGQLVKTLVNEDRAPGSYQIKWNGKNEQGKGVSSGTYLYRLESSSYNSTKRMLVLK